The Streptomyces luteogriseus genome includes a window with the following:
- a CDS encoding branched-chain amino acid ABC transporter permease — protein MNTLPQQLANGLLLGSMYGLIAIGYTMVYGIVQLINFAHGEIFMTGAFGALTVYFYILPDGTSMALAVPLMLLGGAIVAILIAVGAERFAYRPLRGAPRLAPLITAIGLSLALQEVVRNFYPGADRARAFPGLDATHDIGSVTIKDADIFLIVAAILCMAALAIFVRRSRTGRAMQATAQDPDTAQLMGIDTNRIIVIAFAIGGFFAAVAAVAYGLKYGNVDYRMGFLMGLKAFTAAVLGGIGNIYGAMLGGIVLGIAETLASAYIDEIPGMQQLGGQSWANVWAFCLLILVLLFRPQGLLGERVADRA, from the coding sequence GTGAACACCCTGCCGCAGCAGCTGGCCAACGGGCTGCTTCTAGGCTCGATGTACGGGCTGATCGCCATCGGCTACACGATGGTGTACGGCATCGTCCAGCTCATCAACTTCGCGCACGGCGAGATCTTCATGACCGGGGCCTTCGGCGCCCTCACGGTCTACTTCTACATCCTGCCCGACGGCACCTCGATGGCCCTCGCCGTACCCCTCATGCTCCTCGGCGGCGCCATCGTGGCCATCCTCATCGCCGTCGGAGCGGAACGGTTCGCCTACCGACCACTGCGCGGAGCACCACGCCTGGCACCGCTCATCACGGCCATCGGCCTCTCCCTGGCCCTCCAGGAGGTCGTGCGCAACTTCTACCCCGGCGCCGACCGCGCCCGCGCCTTCCCCGGCCTCGACGCCACCCACGACATCGGCTCCGTCACCATCAAGGACGCCGACATCTTCCTCATCGTCGCCGCCATCCTCTGCATGGCCGCCCTCGCGATCTTCGTCCGCCGCAGCCGCACCGGCCGCGCCATGCAGGCCACGGCGCAGGACCCCGACACGGCGCAGCTGATGGGCATCGACACCAACCGCATCATCGTCATCGCCTTCGCCATCGGCGGCTTCTTCGCCGCCGTCGCCGCCGTCGCCTACGGACTCAAGTACGGCAACGTCGACTACCGCATGGGCTTCCTCATGGGCCTCAAGGCCTTCACCGCGGCCGTCCTCGGCGGCATCGGCAACATCTACGGCGCCATGCTCGGCGGCATCGTCCTCGGCATCGCCGAAACCCTGGCCTCCGCCTACATCGACGAGATCCCGGGCATGCAGCAGCTCGGCGGCCAGAGCTGGGCCAACGTCTGGGCCTTCTGCCTCCTCATCCTCGTGCTCCTCTTCAGGCCACAAGGCCTGCTCGGCGAGCGCGTCGCGGACAGGGCGTGA
- a CDS encoding branched-chain amino acid ABC transporter substrate-binding protein gives MVILTSVLTTGALTLTACGSRDDSGDKGGDGGSDTTFTIGVDAPLSGENSTTGLGIQYGAQIAVDDANKNNWVPGVKFKLKALDDKAQPATGQSNATALTGDKTVVGAVGPLNSGVAQTMQQVFASANMAQISPANTAPELTQGKNWQTDKKRPFKTYFRTATTDELQGSFAAGYAYNGLKKKKAFVVDDKQTYGAGLAKIFNEQYKKLGGKVVGTDHVNTGDKDFGSLVTKIKNSGADLLYYGGQYDESALITKQLKDAGVKIPLFGGDGMFASTYIEAAGKSSEGDLATAIGVPADTLPAAKTFIQTYKDKGYKGDYGAYGAYAYDATTAIIKAVKAAADANGGKVPTDINDLRSKVVDGVQKSDFEGLTGKISFDQYGDTTNKQLTVYQVEKGAWKDVETGTADLK, from the coding sequence TTGGTGATTCTTACCTCCGTTCTCACGACCGGAGCTCTGACTCTCACCGCCTGCGGCTCCCGAGACGACAGCGGTGACAAGGGCGGAGACGGCGGGAGCGACACCACGTTCACCATCGGCGTGGACGCCCCCCTCTCCGGTGAGAACTCCACCACCGGCCTCGGCATCCAGTACGGCGCCCAGATAGCCGTCGACGACGCCAACAAGAACAACTGGGTCCCGGGCGTGAAGTTCAAGCTCAAGGCCCTCGACGACAAGGCGCAGCCCGCCACCGGCCAGTCCAACGCCACCGCACTGACCGGCGACAAAACGGTCGTCGGCGCCGTCGGCCCGCTGAACTCCGGCGTCGCCCAGACGATGCAGCAGGTGTTCGCCTCGGCCAACATGGCCCAGATCTCCCCCGCGAACACGGCCCCCGAGCTGACCCAGGGCAAGAACTGGCAGACGGACAAGAAGCGCCCGTTCAAGACCTACTTCCGCACCGCCACCACCGACGAGCTGCAGGGCAGCTTCGCCGCCGGCTACGCGTACAACGGCCTCAAGAAGAAGAAGGCCTTCGTCGTCGACGACAAGCAGACCTACGGCGCCGGCCTCGCGAAGATCTTCAACGAGCAGTACAAGAAGCTCGGCGGCAAGGTCGTCGGCACCGACCACGTCAACACCGGCGACAAGGACTTCGGCTCCCTCGTCACCAAGATCAAGAACTCCGGCGCCGACCTGCTCTACTACGGCGGCCAGTACGACGAGTCCGCGCTGATCACCAAGCAGCTCAAGGACGCCGGCGTCAAGATCCCGCTGTTCGGCGGCGACGGCATGTTCGCCTCCACCTACATCGAGGCCGCCGGCAAGTCCTCCGAGGGCGACCTCGCCACCGCCATCGGCGTCCCCGCCGACACCCTGCCCGCGGCCAAGACGTTCATCCAGACGTACAAGGACAAGGGTTACAAGGGCGACTACGGCGCGTACGGCGCCTACGCCTACGACGCCACCACCGCCATCATCAAGGCCGTCAAGGCCGCGGCCGACGCCAACGGCGGCAAGGTGCCCACCGACATCAACGACCTGCGCTCCAAGGTCGTCGACGGTGTCCAGAAGTCCGACTTCGAAGGCCTCACCGGCAAGATCTCCTTCGACCAGTACGGCGACACCACCAACAAGCAGCTGACGGTCTACCAGGTCGAGAAGGGTGCCTGGAAGGACGTGGAGACCGGCACCGCCGACCTGAAGTAG
- a CDS encoding trypsin-like serine protease: MTSVRAFSVTAAACATVLATALPSSAVNSYNAAPAPERTEVGALVATWDDDGDPATPDRVDWVCSGTMVDADTFLTAAHCTSDWPDNVRFHVSLDQDVQSGLDAAAKKHPGDPAAQAAAVAVRGTAHTHPDYPGPAADTHDIAVIQLPAAEMKARWSFTPATLPTANQLGELGPQGLNTTDWLVAGYGTQEAVNGPGGQTHPGGGVRMKAPVTFNALNDSWARLAMTAPQGNGGACYGDSGGPNFAVIGGRSILAATTITGDTPCYATNVTYRLDTPGARAFLSPFVKLP, from the coding sequence TTGACCTCCGTACGCGCCTTCTCCGTCACCGCCGCGGCCTGCGCCACCGTGCTCGCCACCGCGCTGCCGTCCTCCGCCGTCAACTCCTACAACGCCGCGCCCGCCCCCGAACGCACCGAGGTCGGCGCGCTCGTGGCCACCTGGGACGACGACGGCGACCCCGCGACCCCCGACCGGGTCGACTGGGTCTGCTCCGGCACCATGGTCGACGCGGACACCTTCCTGACCGCCGCGCACTGCACCTCGGACTGGCCCGACAACGTGCGGTTCCACGTCTCCCTCGACCAGGACGTGCAGTCCGGACTGGACGCGGCGGCGAAGAAGCACCCGGGCGATCCGGCCGCGCAAGCCGCCGCCGTCGCCGTCCGGGGCACCGCGCACACGCACCCCGACTACCCCGGGCCCGCCGCCGACACCCACGACATCGCGGTGATCCAGCTGCCCGCCGCCGAGATGAAGGCCCGCTGGAGCTTCACGCCGGCCACCCTGCCCACCGCGAACCAGCTCGGCGAGCTCGGCCCGCAGGGCCTGAACACCACCGACTGGCTCGTCGCCGGATACGGCACCCAGGAGGCCGTCAACGGCCCCGGCGGCCAGACCCACCCGGGCGGCGGCGTCCGGATGAAGGCACCCGTCACCTTCAACGCCCTCAACGACTCCTGGGCCCGGCTCGCGATGACCGCGCCGCAGGGCAACGGAGGCGCCTGCTACGGCGACTCGGGCGGCCCCAACTTCGCGGTGATCGGCGGCCGGAGCATCCTCGCCGCCACCACCATCACCGGCGACACCCCCTGCTACGCGACCAACGTGACGTACCGCCTGGACACCCCCGGCGCCCGTGCCTTCCTCTCGCCGTTCGTGAAGCTGCCGTAG
- a CDS encoding PaaI family thioesterase — protein MGEQQHVKFPQEVIDEYAALGVDLLALFSAGHLGNRMGVQISEASADRVVGTMPVEGNTQPYGLLHGGASAVLAETLGSIGSMLHGGSSKIAVGVDLNCTHHRGVRSGLVTGVATPVHRGRSTATYEIVITDESDKRVCTARLTCLLRDVRPGDEELIRGAN, from the coding sequence ATGGGTGAGCAGCAGCATGTGAAGTTCCCGCAAGAGGTCATCGACGAGTACGCCGCGCTCGGCGTGGACCTCCTGGCCCTGTTCTCCGCGGGCCACCTGGGGAACCGGATGGGCGTCCAGATCTCCGAGGCGTCGGCGGACCGGGTCGTCGGCACCATGCCGGTGGAGGGCAACACCCAGCCCTACGGACTGCTGCACGGCGGGGCCTCCGCGGTGCTGGCCGAGACCCTGGGCTCGATCGGGTCGATGCTGCACGGCGGCAGCTCCAAGATCGCCGTGGGCGTCGACCTGAACTGCACCCACCACCGAGGGGTGCGCTCCGGTCTGGTCACGGGCGTGGCCACGCCCGTGCACCGGGGCCGGTCGACCGCCACGTACGAAATCGTCATCACGGACGAAAGCGACAAAAGGGTGTGCACGGCCCGGCTGACCTGCCTCCTGCGCGATGTGAGGCCGGGCGACGAGGAACTCATCCGCGGCGCGAACTGA
- a CDS encoding FdhF/YdeP family oxidoreductase: MASKPPKSDPVQDAPQVAGPKHAAAGLPAIGHTLRIAQQQMGVKRTALTLLSVNQKDGFDCPGCAWPEPEHRHKAEFCENGAKAVAEEATLRRVTPEFFAAHPVADLAGRSGYWLGQQGRLTHPMYLPEGGSHYEPVTWERAFDIIAEEIDALASPDEAVFYTSGRTSNEAAFLYQLFARELGTNNLPDCSNMCHESSGSALSETIGIGKGSVLLEDLYKADLIIVAGQNPGTNHPRMLSALEKAKDNGARIISVNPLPEAGLERFKNPQTPQGMVRGAALTDLFLQIRIGGDQALFRLLNKLILETDGAVDEAFVREHTHGYEEFTEAARAADWDETLAATGLSREDIEKALRMVLASERTIVCWAMGLTQHKHSVPTIREVVNFLLLRGNIGRPGAGVCPVRGHSNVQGDRTMGIFERPAPAFLDALEREFGFAPPREHGYDVVRAIRALRDGEAKVFFAMGGNFVSASPDTDVTEAAMRRARLTVHVSTKLNRSHAVTGARALILPTLGRTERDLQGGGEQFVTVEDSMGMVHASRGRLEPASRHLLSEPAIVSRLARRVLGEDSRTPWEEFEKDYATIRDRIARVIPGFEDFNARVTGSAGRPGGFALPHAPRDERRFPTATGKANFTAAPVEYPELPEGRLLLQTLRSHDQYNTTIYGLDDRYRGIRNGRRVVLVHPEDARALKLADGAYVDLVGEWKDGVERRAPGFRVVHYPTARGCAAAYYPETNVLVPLDATADTSNTPASKSVVVRLEQSATD, from the coding sequence ATGGCGTCGAAGCCGCCCAAGAGCGATCCGGTCCAGGACGCGCCGCAGGTCGCCGGGCCGAAGCACGCGGCCGCGGGGCTGCCGGCCATCGGGCACACGCTGCGGATCGCCCAGCAGCAGATGGGCGTGAAGCGCACCGCTCTGACGCTGCTGAGCGTGAACCAGAAGGACGGCTTCGACTGCCCGGGCTGCGCCTGGCCCGAGCCGGAGCACCGGCACAAGGCGGAGTTCTGCGAGAACGGCGCGAAGGCCGTGGCCGAGGAGGCCACCCTGCGCCGGGTCACGCCGGAGTTCTTCGCCGCGCACCCGGTCGCCGACCTGGCCGGCCGCAGCGGCTACTGGCTGGGGCAGCAGGGCCGGCTCACCCACCCCATGTACCTCCCCGAGGGCGGCTCGCACTACGAGCCGGTCACCTGGGAGCGCGCCTTCGACATCATCGCTGAGGAGATCGACGCACTCGCCTCCCCGGACGAGGCCGTCTTCTACACCTCCGGCCGCACGAGCAACGAGGCCGCGTTCCTCTACCAGCTGTTCGCCCGCGAGCTCGGCACGAACAACCTCCCCGACTGCTCGAACATGTGTCACGAGTCGTCCGGCTCGGCCCTGTCGGAGACGATCGGCATCGGCAAGGGCAGTGTCCTGCTGGAGGACCTCTACAAGGCCGACCTGATCATCGTCGCCGGGCAGAACCCGGGGACGAACCACCCGCGCATGCTGTCCGCGCTGGAGAAGGCAAAGGACAACGGCGCGCGGATCATCAGCGTCAATCCGCTGCCGGAGGCGGGTCTGGAGCGCTTCAAGAACCCGCAGACCCCTCAGGGCATGGTCAGGGGCGCCGCGCTCACGGATCTGTTCCTGCAGATCCGCATCGGCGGCGACCAGGCCCTCTTCCGCCTGCTGAACAAGCTGATCCTGGAGACGGACGGCGCGGTCGACGAGGCGTTCGTGCGGGAGCACACGCACGGCTACGAGGAGTTCACCGAGGCCGCCCGCGCCGCCGACTGGGACGAGACGCTCGCGGCGACCGGCCTGAGCCGGGAGGACATCGAGAAGGCCCTGCGGATGGTCCTGGCCTCCGAACGCACCATCGTGTGCTGGGCGATGGGCCTCACCCAGCACAAGCACTCCGTCCCCACGATCAGGGAAGTCGTCAACTTCCTCCTGCTGCGCGGCAACATCGGGCGTCCGGGCGCGGGCGTGTGCCCGGTTCGCGGGCATTCGAACGTGCAGGGCGACCGCACGATGGGCATCTTCGAGCGGCCCGCTCCGGCGTTCCTCGACGCCCTGGAGAGGGAGTTCGGCTTCGCGCCCCCGCGTGAGCACGGCTATGACGTCGTGCGCGCCATCCGCGCCCTGCGCGACGGCGAGGCGAAGGTCTTCTTCGCCATGGGCGGCAACTTCGTCTCGGCGTCCCCCGACACGGACGTCACCGAGGCGGCCATGCGCCGGGCCCGGCTGACCGTGCACGTGTCGACGAAGCTGAACCGCTCGCACGCGGTCACGGGCGCGCGGGCCCTGATCCTGCCGACGCTGGGCCGTACCGAGCGCGATCTCCAGGGCGGCGGCGAGCAGTTCGTGACGGTCGAGGACTCGATGGGCATGGTGCACGCCTCGCGGGGCCGCCTGGAGCCCGCGAGCCGGCACCTGCTGTCGGAGCCGGCCATCGTCAGCCGGCTCGCCCGCCGCGTGCTCGGCGAGGACAGCCGCACGCCGTGGGAGGAGTTCGAGAAGGACTACGCGACGATCCGGGACCGCATCGCGCGCGTGATCCCGGGCTTCGAGGACTTCAACGCGCGCGTGACGGGTTCTGCTGGTCGCCCCGGCGGCTTCGCCCTCCCCCACGCCCCGCGCGACGAGCGCCGCTTCCCCACGGCCACCGGCAAGGCCAACTTCACCGCCGCGCCCGTGGAGTACCCGGAGCTGCCCGAGGGCCGCCTGCTGCTGCAGACGCTGCGCTCGCACGACCAGTACAACACCACGATCTACGGCCTCGACGACCGCTACCGGGGCATCCGGAACGGCCGCCGGGTGGTGCTGGTGCACCCCGAGGACGCGCGGGCCCTGAAGCTGGCGGACGGCGCGTACGTCGACCTGGTCGGCGAGTGGAAGGACGGGGTGGAGCGCCGGGCACCCGGTTTCCGCGTCGTGCACTACCCGACGGCCCGGGGCTGTGCCGCCGCGTACTACCCGGAGACCAACGTGCTGGTGCCGCTGGACGCCACGGCGGACACCAGCAACACCCCGGCCAGCAAGTCCGTGGTGGTGCGTCTGGAACAATCGGCCACCGACTGA